Proteins encoded by one window of Pseudomonadota bacterium:
- a CDS encoding pyridoxal-phosphate dependent enzyme → MKVFESALDMVGETPMLHITQIDTGPCELYLKLEMMNPAGSIKDRIGMSMIEEAEKRGDIKPGDTIVEATAGNTGLGLALVAALRSYKLVLVLPDKMSQEKIFNLRAMGAEVVLTRSDVARGHPEYYQDLGRSIARERGAYFINQFGNPDNPLAHETTTGPEIWQQMGGRLDAVVVGVGSSGTIVGLSKFFKHTAPEVAMVLADPQGSVLADYVRTGELAKAGSWLVEGIGEDFIPDICDLSMVKKAYCISDAESFDTARTLLRKEGILAGSSTGTLLAAALKYCREQSEPKRVVTLAADTGNKYLSKLYNEFWMEDNGFIQRPVTGDLRDLIGRLHEDRATITVGPVDILTTAHNRLRNAGFSQLPVMDGGQLVGVLTEYDIITYAFGQPERLTDPVEKAMKTAFVQVDKGTAVNSLVSILHGQPYAAVVDGEKFLGLITRADVLNHLRKQIGRTPA, encoded by the coding sequence ATGAAGGTTTTTGAGAGCGCGCTCGATATGGTGGGTGAAACGCCGATGCTGCATATCACGCAGATCGACACGGGTCCCTGTGAGCTATACCTGAAGCTGGAGATGATGAACCCGGCCGGCTCGATCAAGGATCGCATCGGCATGTCGATGATCGAAGAGGCCGAAAAGCGCGGCGATATCAAACCGGGCGACACGATAGTCGAGGCCACCGCCGGCAATACCGGTCTCGGACTGGCGCTGGTGGCGGCGCTCAGAAGCTATAAGCTGGTGCTGGTATTGCCCGATAAAATGAGCCAGGAGAAAATATTCAACCTGCGCGCGATGGGGGCGGAAGTTGTGCTGACCCGATCCGATGTCGCGCGCGGGCACCCGGAGTACTACCAGGATCTTGGCCGTTCCATTGCCAGGGAGCGTGGCGCCTACTTTATCAATCAGTTCGGCAATCCCGACAATCCATTGGCCCACGAGACCACGACCGGCCCGGAAATCTGGCAGCAGATGGGCGGGCGGCTCGATGCCGTGGTGGTCGGTGTCGGCAGTAGCGGAACGATCGTCGGGCTTAGCAAGTTTTTCAAACACACCGCGCCGGAGGTGGCAATGGTGCTGGCCGATCCGCAGGGGTCGGTACTGGCCGATTACGTCAGAACCGGCGAGCTTGCAAAGGCGGGCAGCTGGCTGGTCGAAGGCATCGGCGAAGATTTCATCCCGGATATTTGCGACTTGTCGATGGTCAAAAAAGCTTACTGCATCAGCGATGCTGAATCCTTCGATACTGCGCGTACCTTGCTGCGCAAGGAAGGAATACTGGCGGGGTCTTCGACCGGGACCCTGCTCGCCGCTGCGCTGAAATACTGCCGTGAGCAGAGCGAACCCAAACGCGTGGTCACCCTGGCGGCCGACACGGGGAACAAATACCTGTCCAAGCTGTACAACGAGTTCTGGATGGAAGACAACGGCTTTATCCAGCGCCCGGTTACTGGCGATCTGCGCGATTTGATCGGCCGGTTGCACGAGGACCGGGCGACGATCACGGTCGGGCCTGTCGATATACTCACCACGGCGCATAACCGTCTGCGCAACGCCGGTTTTTCGCAGCTTCCGGTAATGGATGGTGGCCAACTGGTCGGCGTGTTGACCGAGTACGACATCATCACCTATGCATTCGGCCAGCCCGAGCGCTTGACAGACCCGGTAGAAAAAGCGATGAAAACGGCTTTCGTCCAGGTAGACAAGGGGACCGCGGTCAACAGCCTGGTTTCCATCCTGCACGGTCAGCCATACGCAGCGGTTGTGGACGGCGAGAAATTTCTCGGGCTGATTACCCGGGCCGATGTATTGAACCACCTGAGAAAACAGATCGGCAGGACGCCAGCCTGA
- a CDS encoding PLP-dependent transferase translates to MSKDRKKLGFNSLTIHGGQRPDPTTGAIMPPIYATSTYVQESPGVHQGFEYSRSHNPTRQAFERCVAALENGTSGFACASGMAASGLILELLDSGDHIVAMDDMYGGTLRMFDKVRRRSAGLEFSYADLTVAGELEKALRDDTRMVWIESPTNPTLKLVDIAQTVEIVADRDILVVVDNTFASPWAQRPLELGADIVVHSVTKYLNGHSDMVGGVIVVADEELNEKIWFLSNAIGPIAGPFDSFLALRGLKTLAIRMERSSENAMQIAQYLETHDQVESVVYPGLASHPQHALAKKQMTGFGGIVTFFIKGGLDASRSFLERCRLFALAESLGGVESLVDHPAIMTHASVPADMRAQLGISDSLIRLSVGIEDIDDLIADLEQAFSS, encoded by the coding sequence ATGAGCAAGGACCGCAAGAAACTGGGATTCAACAGCCTGACCATCCATGGTGGGCAACGACCGGATCCGACGACCGGGGCGATCATGCCGCCGATCTACGCGACCTCGACCTATGTGCAGGAAAGTCCCGGTGTGCATCAAGGTTTTGAATATTCACGTTCGCACAACCCGACGCGGCAGGCTTTCGAGCGTTGCGTGGCAGCGCTGGAAAACGGCACCAGCGGTTTTGCCTGTGCCTCGGGCATGGCCGCCAGTGGATTGATTCTCGAATTGCTCGACAGTGGCGATCATATCGTCGCCATGGACGACATGTATGGCGGTACCCTTCGCATGTTCGACAAAGTCCGCAGGCGTTCCGCTGGCCTGGAGTTCAGCTACGCCGACCTGACGGTTGCCGGCGAGTTGGAGAAAGCCCTGCGCGACGATACGCGGATGGTCTGGATAGAAAGCCCGACCAATCCGACGCTGAAGCTTGTGGATATCGCGCAAACGGTCGAGATTGTCGCGGACCGGGACATCCTGGTAGTCGTGGACAACACCTTTGCCAGCCCATGGGCGCAACGGCCGCTGGAACTGGGGGCCGATATCGTCGTGCACTCGGTAACCAAGTACCTGAACGGTCATTCGGATATGGTCGGCGGGGTTATCGTGGTTGCGGACGAGGAGTTGAACGAGAAAATCTGGTTCCTGTCGAACGCAATCGGTCCGATCGCGGGGCCGTTCGACAGTTTCCTGGCGCTGCGCGGGCTAAAGACGCTGGCCATCCGGATGGAGCGATCGAGCGAAAATGCGATGCAGATCGCGCAATACCTGGAAACCCACGACCAGGTTGAATCCGTCGTTTATCCGGGTCTGGCCAGCCACCCGCAGCACGCACTGGCGAAAAAACAAATGACCGGGTTCGGCGGTATCGTCACGTTCTTCATCAAGGGAGGCCTCGATGCTTCACGCAGCTTTCTCGAACGCTGCCGATTGTTCGCGCTGGCCGAAAGCCTCGGCGGCGTCGAAAGCCTGGTCGATCACCCGGCGATCATGACCCACGCCTCGGTCCCGGCGGACATGCGCGCACAGCTGGGGATCAGCGACAGCCTGATTCGTTTGTCGGTGGGCATAGAGGACATCGATGACCTGATCGCGGATCTGGAGCAGGCCTTTTCGTCTTG
- the prmC gene encoding peptide chain release factor N(5)-glutamine methyltransferase: protein MPETDPVEISFAVALAAARDDLSAHTEAGRDAEILLGHAAGISRSQLLAYPERLLTLEQYGVFRNMLGRRRNGEPVAYLIGCREFWSLPLKVTPATLVPRAETESLVEQALIRLPPGDELEVLDLGTGCGAIALAIARERSHCRVTGSDVSEDALRVARENQDRLALQNIDWAQGSWYQAVARRNFDLIVSNPPYVPDGDPHLGQGDLPHEPALALASGKDGLDAIREIIEGAASHLKRPGWLLLEHGFDQQSSVLELLIAAGFDKVCGHQDLAGLPRVAAGHLHKKDQGPDL from the coding sequence ATGCCGGAAACAGATCCTGTCGAGATATCTTTTGCGGTCGCGCTGGCGGCTGCCCGCGATGATTTGTCGGCACACACAGAAGCCGGGCGCGACGCGGAAATTCTGCTGGGCCATGCGGCAGGTATCAGCCGCAGCCAGTTGCTGGCGTACCCGGAGCGCTTGTTGACCCTGGAACAATACGGCGTTTTCAGGAACATGCTCGGGCGGCGGCGCAACGGTGAGCCGGTCGCTTATCTCATCGGCTGTCGTGAATTCTGGTCGCTACCGCTCAAGGTTACGCCGGCAACGCTGGTCCCGCGCGCCGAGACCGAGTCGCTGGTCGAGCAGGCTTTGATTCGGCTTCCGCCGGGCGACGAACTGGAAGTGCTGGACCTGGGAACGGGCTGCGGCGCCATTGCCCTGGCGATCGCCCGTGAACGCAGCCATTGCCGGGTGACCGGCAGCGATGTGTCTGAAGATGCGCTGCGGGTCGCCAGGGAAAACCAGGATCGGCTGGCGCTGCAAAATATCGACTGGGCGCAGGGAAGCTGGTACCAGGCAGTTGCGCGGCGTAACTTCGACCTGATCGTCAGCAATCCGCCCTATGTCCCCGATGGCGATCCCCATCTCGGGCAAGGTGATCTGCCGCATGAACCTGCGCTGGCGCTGGCCAGCGGCAAAGACGGGCTGGACGCGATTCGCGAAATCATCGAAGGCGCGGCTTCCCATCTGAAAAGACCAGGCTGGCTGCTGCTGGAACATGGCTTCGATCAGCAATCGTCTGTTTTGGAATTGCTCATTGCCGCGGGTTTTGACAAAGTATGCGGCCATCAGGATCTTGCCGGGTTACCGCGAGTGGCTGCCGGACACCTGCACAAAAAGGACCAGGGACCAGACCTATGA
- a CDS encoding peptidylprolyl isomerase translates to MRPSGSCRVTASGCRTPAQKGPGTRPMIVFSTSMGDFKIEMHASKAPVSVKNFYDYVDAGFFNGTIFHRVIPGFMIQGGGFDIHMNQKQTKAPILNEADNGLKNERGTLSMARTQDANSATSQFFLNLSDNAFLDHSARDFGYAVFASVIEGMEVVDTIADVKTGSVGMHQDVPVEPVIIESAVRVEVE, encoded by the coding sequence ATGCGGCCATCAGGATCTTGCCGGGTTACCGCGAGTGGCTGCCGGACACCTGCACAAAAAGGACCAGGGACCAGACCTATGATTGTATTTTCGACCTCAATGGGCGATTTCAAGATTGAAATGCACGCCAGCAAAGCGCCGGTAAGCGTGAAAAATTTCTACGACTATGTCGATGCCGGTTTTTTCAACGGCACGATTTTCCACCGGGTTATCCCGGGCTTCATGATCCAGGGCGGCGGCTTCGACATCCATATGAATCAGAAACAGACCAAGGCGCCGATCCTCAACGAAGCCGACAACGGCCTGAAAAACGAGCGCGGCACTTTGTCCATGGCGAGGACCCAGGATGCCAACAGCGCGACCTCCCAGTTTTTTCTCAACCTGTCTGACAATGCATTTCTGGATCATAGCGCTCGTGATTTTGGCTATGCGGTTTTCGCGAGCGTAATAGAAGGCATGGAAGTGGTTGACACGATCGCGGACGTCAAGACCGGCAGTGTCGGCATGCATCAGGATGTGCCGGTCGAACCCGTGATCATCGAATCTGCGGTCAGGGTAGAAGTGGAATAG